The Dioscorea cayenensis subsp. rotundata cultivar TDr96_F1 chromosome 11, TDr96_F1_v2_PseudoChromosome.rev07_lg8_w22 25.fasta, whole genome shotgun sequence genomic interval aatgaaaaatgctatttttaactttttcaatGGAATTAATCcggaaaaattatatataaatctttattGTGGGTTtccaatctattttttttattcagaaaaaaaaataatataaattaaaaatattaataaaatacatgtaattaatattatatatatatagagagagagagagagaaagagtgtcTTATTCGtagaacattgttttttttttaaaaaaaataaataaattatatttataaaaaaaataacgatAATAACACATTCACTAACTGTGTAAATAACAGAAAACACAGATAAAACAATAAGGAacagaaaagaataaaatataatgcatgacaaacaactttttatccgtaaaaaaatgaaaaattgacaATATGttatcacaaataataaaattggaaTGGGATTAATGTCATATTGAACATGAAatttactcttgaaaataaaGGGTAAAGCAGATGAGAAAACGACAAAATGAGGGATGGACTAGATGAATGAAATCAATAATGGCAGGCGGCTGCAATTTGTTtgccttttatatatatatatatatatatatatatatattaatatatatacatatttatatattgataaactactattaaatttaaatttaatattatatataaaatttaattataaaatttacatatagataataattttttaatctattaataTCGAGTCTTATATATAAAGTGTTCGTGtcctactaaaaaaatatatttgaatttcaatttataCAGAGTGAAGACACatatgtattaaaatattaattctatatatgtatattgtcctgattaatgttttgaagcCCGAATGTGTAGTATGACCCAATAAAGTTTTTGGGTCATATGGGtgttactaaaatttttaaaaaaaatatataatataaaaattcaacaaacaagtagtttttattataatttataatattaatttaatgtcTTAAATTAAATCTAACtaataataatctaatataatttgaaatacaaataaCTGGCATCACTatgcaaaatatttaaaattttaaatattcttctttttttttcatctggGAAATAGTTTTTCAGTTATTgctgtaatatttttttaaaaaaaacaaaattaggatttattcattttttatttagatatataaataaatctatttattttaattgtttttagagGTCCCTCCTCTTGATGACAATGGATATAGATGTCGAAGAAGAATAACGACAGAGCACGCGTTGATCAAGATTTATTAATTGTAGAGTTTGATgacaatttcattttttttcttttgaatgaaaaatatcaatGAATATTTATTGGTACATTTTTGGTTGCcttgtgttttcatttcatGTCCCTATCAATATTAACTTACATGCTTGTcaactttttcaaaaacaaacaaacaaatccaagtcATCAGACACAAATTTATTGAGCATTTATCTCTTATatttcacttcattttttttcagaaaattatttaaaaaaaggaaaacatacaaaaaaatgGTTAACCTCcaccacaaaaataaataaataaataaattaaattaacaaaaaatcaataaatcaaacaaacaacaaaacatacaattaaaaaattcaccataaatttttttaactattcatCTTAAAACTCATTTATTCTCATTACCACAATTCCCATAAACCATtattccaacaacaacaacaataataactttAATCAATACCAATAATTAATACCAAACATAACTAAACACATTAACCATCAACATTAAAAATCCCAAACCAACATACCAACTGCTTCAAGCAAGAGCATTAACAAGAAGGAACTCCTCATCCTTCTCCAAGTTCTCCATGGCTTCAAAATCCAAAGTAAGCTCAACGTCAATGCTCCGGCCACCATCCCTCCCCGGATACAAATACATCATTCCATCAAACTTATTATTAGAACCACTCATCACTCTCTCCGgcctcccaaacccaaaatccaCATCATAAACCTTGAACCTCGGCGAGCTTCCCACCGCCACCGTGTTTATTCCGGCGTCTGAGAAGTAAAACATCTTTGGCTTCTCTTCATACTCAGCCAATCTTGCCGTGATTGCATTGTTATCATGTGAGTTAACCACTTTGTGAATCAGCTCAGCGCCGAACTCCGGCGGGTTGGCGAGAAGTAGACCGGAAGCTGTGACAGTGAAGATTGCTTGAATTACATTTCCGAAGTAGTTATCAGGCATTGGAGGATCCAGACGTTTCCGGCAATCGGTGAAGACAGCAAAGACAGTAATATCTTCGGCTTTAAGCCGGCGAGCACGGCAAACTGCACGCCAGACATGAGCTCCGAGGGATTGGAACATCGAAATAGAATTCGAAGTGATCATGTTTGCATTGGCTGAAGCTTTTAATTGATCAATGGCTGATGATGAGAAGGAGAAGATCTTCGCCGTCAGAGGTTTCTGCGGAGTGTTCGGATCGGCTTTTTCGTGTTCGGCTGCTGTCGGGAGAGTAATTTTCGTCTTGATCGATCTTGCTTTCGATCGATCATGGAACGGAAAAATGGTTGGAGAAATTGATGACACACGGCATTGTTCAGACCACGCGGTCATGAATTGCCATGTCGAATTGCCGTCAACCACCGCGTGATTGAATGCTATTCCGACGGCAATTCCGTCTTTCAGTTTTGTAAACTGTGTGCATGAATATGTATGTATTTCATTTAGTATATATCACCACACAACATGTTTGTGAATTTTAGTATGGTATCAGAGCAAGTGAACAATATACTAACCTGAATAGCAAGAAGAGGGAGATGTTGACCTTCAAGATTCATGACACCAGTGTAAGGGACCACATCCTGCAAAAGAGAAGCAGAAGCAGCAGCATCACCTTCAGAAAGGTCCTGAACAAGGATAGTGTCAGCCATGGCTTCCACAACCTCAGCACCAATAATTGAGTCTCCATGACACTCTACAACAAGAACACCATCTTCATCTTTGGCTAACCTTCCAGCTAAAGGATAGAAGCTTTCCAAAACCACAGCAAGACTGTCCTTTAGTTTAGTGACAATGCCTTCAAAGTCATCTTCTGAACACTTGTAAAGCAAGAGCTTTTGGTTGTAGTAGAAGGTGATGTAGGGTAAGTCAAAGGTGGTGAGAAGGATGGAAGGTTTGTTTAAGGGATTGGTGGGAAGGACTTTGGTCTTGTTTAGGACTTTTACTTGGGTTTCTTTGGAGCTTGTCATGGTGCCATTCTCAATAGCCATGCTGGGAAGAATGAAGTATGAAGgtgaagaggagaaggagatggtGGGTGGGTTATATAAACTGGGGTGGCTTGGGATGGGAAGTCATTAATGGACAGCAGGTTGAGTAGTTGAGACAGCACTAAAAACTAGTGggcgttgagcattactttcacTACATACGAATATATAGAGGCaaatcttcttcaattttttttttttaaattgattttgttattactttttttcttttgagtttattggAATTATCGTGGAAATTTCTCCCTTATTGATTATCATTAATAATATTcgtaagcttttttttttattgaatttctgCTGCTTGAGATACATAACAATgtttttctaatgaaattattttataaatttaatgcTTTCTAAGTTTTTTTGAGTATTAGAATAAAAAGACTTTATTGACATCATAACTTTCCCAATCTTGAGTGGCATGAGTCACTCCACTATTAATGCTGAGTAGAGACTCTTGTTATGGTGCGGTTGGGACTTTATTGAGTTAGTTATATTTTTTCcgtttatttttgtatttattttcaatttattgaaatagaTTAGCATTATTTATGGTTGATTGCTtcccaattttattttattttttgttttatttatttatttattttttactaccGTCATACAATGTATGGTGTGTGTTTTCTCTTTGTTGTGTGGTtgttttatctatatttttaataaattagcaatttatgcattttattaaaaaaacaaaaaaagtgaaaaacacccaaaaagaaaaggGGTTTATTGTAATGAAGTATGAATGGCTATTATTACTGTCAACCTTTGCCAACGAGAATAGACGGTGCTATTTAAAACTTTGACGTGAGCTATAACTGTGGAGAGAGGATAAAATGTACCTTCGGTTGAAGCTAGATAAATGTGAGTAGAACACGTGTCACTATTCTATTGGTTGTAGTGAGTTAACTTTGGAGAGTGTAACCACTTTTTGGTATTGTGTTAGCTGTGAGATTTAAGTATATATTGTACCGTGGTGGTTTATGAATTATGAGCGTAAatgctttctttattttttaaaataaataaataagatatagATATAATAACAATAGTGTCATAATGTTTGTGTTTAAAGTTCACTATTACACTAAAagaaatttgttattttgacCATGTAAAAATCTTTgctaatgaaatttttttttaaatccgaTTTcttatattcatgttttttattgtaataaattaataatttattcattttatgcGGTCCATGCCATGATATACACCTCCTCTTTAATTCTGTGACAAGATAGATATGAttcaataaatgaaaaagaaaattcagcatgaatattatattacatGTGAAGTTACAtaataatacttttatttttgttgcattttGCATGTAGATCTACACATTTACATCCCTCTCATTTGGTTGAACAAGTGCACACCGTCACATGAAAGCAAACATAACTCATTCTCATCTTTTCAAACAAAAGTAAGTAGTTGTTTGGTGGTAGTTAATTAGAAATGAAAGAATCTAGAAAGATGGGATGGCAACCTCCATAATCAAACATAACACTATAAATTCAAGTTGAGTACTAAATCAAACATACACTTCATGAGtactatatttaaaaatgattcAATCTATGCaatttgaatataaatataaagaagtatataattttcaagtagaaaattaagatataaataatgctgcttgtttattttcttagcttagGGCTACAGTATATCAATTTATGGCAGTGAATAGTCTAAATTTGACAGAGATAACAAGAATTTAGTACTTGGCAagaatatttgttatatatggCTAAaatgtgaatatttttttaacttatgaCTCATTGTCCAGATGGTGTATAACTTGGTCATCTCCATTGTCAATTACACAGTACAGCTCAGTTTCAGTGGACATGACAAGAAACAACCTGTCAATTCAATTGCATTTCATCTCATGCAAGTAAAAAGATatcactttaataaaaaaaacaccaaactaGGAAATGGCATGACAAGAAGTTACAGCAACTGTTTGATGTAGTACTTATGTAAGCTTTTTGCAATTGATGTACACAGTTGCTTTTAAAAAGCATCCAAGACAAAATGTTTTCCTACAGAATGCCTCCTGTATGATCCATGGGCATCAAGATTGGTTCATAGTCTCATGTTGAATTGGTTTGATTCAGACAAGGTTGTGTCTGGTTAGGGAGAAATATACATGATTTCTTATGTTTGattctcaatcaaaacagtattaaacaactaaaactaaCAACATTAAACAATTTTGTTTAACTGATTCAGATATGAAtgatgaaaacaactaaagctAACAACAGTAAACCATTTATTCAAATATGAATGatcaaacaattaaaactaacaacattaaataattttgtgctAAAATTGAAAGTAACATTTATCCTTAACTTCAATTCATTTAAGTGATTCCATCTTGAAACAAACTAATTTACTTTGCAACAAATAATCACATAAttagtgaaaataaaaaaaatatatatatatatatatatatatatatatatatttccaaaataatataatagcaGAACTAATTAACCTAACATGAGGCAACCATAGTCTTTAATTTCTAGTCAATCCCCCCGGTTCAATCTAATAATCTAAACACCAACAAAATGATGCCTAAAAAACTCAATAAATTAAAGTCATTGTGTGCCCCTCGAATACAAAGATAGCTAACTCCTCATTTTGACCTAGTTACCAATTGCATTCACCAGCCTCACCTTATGCACGGAAAACTCACCACCTACACCCACCACAAGAAATCTGTATCTACTCTGTCTTGAACGGAATTTGAACAAATGTTTAGTTTCCCATATGAGAAACAATGCGCCTTAGAATGTGCTAACCTAATTACCGCTAGGCTAACCTATTTAGGATTTATAACTAGAATTTTCCTGCACAAATAAAGCTGagagttaaataataaattttggtgaacaaaattaatcaaatatatttgCCTACAAACAATTAATCATGTTTACCTTTTCCCCATTCTTCATTCCCgcccaaaattaataaaatatataactcGTTATATTTAATTCTCACCTCAGAACAATATTAAACAACTAAAGCTAACAACAGTAAACAATTTTGTTTAACTGATTCAAATACAAATGATCAAACAACTAAAGCTAACAACAGTAGacaatttattcaaatatgaaTGAACAAACAACAGCTAACAACATTAAACAATTTTGTgctgaaattgaaagtaaactTTATCCTTATTTCAATTCGTTTAAGTGATTCCATCTGAAAACAAGCTAATTTACTTTgcaataaataatcaaataatcaattgaaaaaaaaaaacataaatccaaaataatataacaGCAGAGCTAATGTAACAAGAGGTAACCATATTCTTCTACTCCCATTCAATCCCCAGTTCAATCTAATAACCTAAACACCAATCCAAACGATGCCTAAAAAACTCTAACAAATTAAAGTCATTGTGCGCACAGATAGCTTACTCATTCCCACCTagttatatatacatttattaaaTGAACAAACCATTGTAAGTCAGGGCATATACAAGTGTGTTAAATGCACTATACGCCCTCACCCTATGTACACTATCCCTATCTACCGCAGGGAGACACTATCCACTATGCTATAGACGGAAGATCTTACAATATCCCTCATTCTATGTACAAAAAATCCTACACTATCCGTATCTACCACAGAGGATTCTATCCACTATACTTTAGACGTGTAATCTTACACTATCCGCATCTGTCACAGGATACTCTATCCATTATACATTAGACGGGATATCTTACACTAACCCATCTCTAACAGGGGACTATGTTCACCCATGCTTTAGAGGGGAAATCCCACAATCCACATGTAGGGGACTCTATCCACCTAGATGGGATTTAAATGCAAATCCATCTCTTGCCACTAAGCTAATCTAATTATGATTTATAAGTAATAACTAGAATTTGTCTACAAATAAACTTTGGTAAACAAAATTAGTAAATATTTACCTACAAATAATTAATCACGTCTACTTCTCCCCAATTCTTCATCCCCACCCAATTTTCCCCCTAAATTCACACCTAAAATCATCCAATTTAGCTAAATCCTATCACAAACAAATGCAGACCAAAAAACACAAGGCAAGAATCTCAACTCGCAAAGTTTCAATCCCACATCTTCTGATAAAAACCCAGCCCAACAAACTCCACAACCAAActattgaaatttcaaatatttcaaaagcaTTAAAACATTCACTTTTAGATCACTTATTATGCAGTATttaattggtattttttttttatcagtagTCATCGTCACCGTAACTGTAACCAAGATCATCCTCAACCTTCTCCGCAGCATCATCCGCTACCTTGTCCTCCAAGTAATCAACACCCTCCGCTAGCGCTAACCCTCCGAGAACCCCAGCGGCCGCTCCAACCGCAAGCCCagtccccatccccatccccgaCTTCTTCTTCTCAACCGGCGCCGCTCCATACCCTGCCTGACCATATGCACCCATCGGCGGGGGCGGCGGCGCTGTCCCATATCTTGCCTGATCATATGCACCCATCGGCGGGGGCGGCGCCGCTGTCCCATACCTTGCCTGATCATATGCACCCATCGGCGGGGGCGGCGCCGCTGCCCCATAAGGGTATCCGGACGGAGGCGGAGCAGAAGGGTATCCGGACGGAGGTGCAGCGTAAGGGTATCCAGATGGAGGCGGGAGCAGAGTAAGGTTGAGGGGCGTACCCGTAAGGATCGCGATAATCACGGGACACGCCGGCGCCGTACGGCGCAGGGTAGGGATCGTAGTATCGGGCGGGCTCCTTGACGGCGACCTTGACCTCGATCCGCCCGTGCGGTCTTCCCGACGGGCGCTTAAGCTTGAGAGATCGGGACACCTTCCCACCAAAACCGCCCTCATCGACGACCTCGCGCAGCGGGAGCCGAGCAGAGCCGATGAGCGGCTTCACATCCTCGGCAGTACCGGCGTGAACGACATCGATCGAGAGGACAGCATCTTGGATGGATCGATCACCGAGAGGGATGATCAGCTTCTCGTCCCAAACAGGATCGGTGTCGCCGTCGACGTCGGCCTTGGTGGAGCTCTTCGCGGCCGGATCGACCCAAACCACGACGTAGGGTTTGAGATCGCCGTGTCGCCAGTTGACGTTCTTGAGGTCTCGGGCGGAGCTTATCGTGACCTCGACCTCGTAACGAGACGCCATTGTTGAACCTCTCGAGAAGCTCGCAAAACGAAGAAGATAAGAGGAAAGAGACGGGGAAATGGAGTTTATATAGGTCTCTTGGTTTTACTCTTGACcttaatttctaatttatttacgGAAATGCCATCCAAGGGTCATGGATGATGCGTAGCCGTTGATCTTGTTTTGCGAATCTCGAGTAACGTGTTTTACGGTTGTGATTCAATGTTGTAGGTATTATACTGTGGAGGTGGTTTCTTAGGACAAGATGGGAAGGTTCTGAGTGCGTGAGAGAAGGATATAGTTATTGATTTATTAAGATTATATTCTTAAtcaagtttatatattttatgatttaataaatcttttttaaaCCCAGTGAGCAATTATTTAGAGAGGTGGGTTGCATCTAGGAAGGGTATGTatatagtatattattattgtagaaAAACCATTGTTGCAATGATGGCAATTTGGTGAATTTAAGAAGGAAATTGGGTAGTTTGTCGAAGAATGACTTAGGCCAGAAGGATATTTTTGACCGGTGATTGCCGGTGTCAAGCTTAAAAAGCGAATATTTCGCGCGTTATTCGTACGCGATGCCAAAGTAAAACGCGTTTTAAACGCGAAAATTATACAGAATAGAAAACAGACAAGACTAAgaagtgttttctttttcgtttGCTCGTACTAAAGAAATAATGCAAATAGTTTAATGATAAATCATGgtcttttcttattattatttttttctaatcaatTGATGGTAAAAGAAATGGTCTAATTCTTGGCctaaagaaggggaaaagactattaaaaatgagcaaaattTCAGTTTGATATCActgggtttttgtttaaattcaaCACGAGCATGCACAAATTTAGTAGGAGTACTGAGACCATCCATCCGTACACAATCACTACTTACACTTtcagaaatatatatttgatattttacaagtacg includes:
- the LOC120272700 gene encoding BAHD acyltransferase DCR; protein product: MAIENGTMTSSKETQVKVLNKTKVLPTNPLNKPSILLTTFDLPYITFYYNQKLLLYKCSEDDFEGIVTKLKDSLAVVLESFYPLAGRLAKDEDGVLVVECHGDSIIGAEVVEAMADTILVQDLSEGDAAASASLLQDVVPYTGVMNLEGQHLPLLAIQFTKLKDGIAVGIAFNHAVVDGNSTWQFMTAWSEQCRVSSISPTIFPFHDRSKARSIKTKITLPTAAEHEKADPNTPQKPLTAKIFSFSSSAIDQLKASANANMITSNSISMFQSLGAHVWRAVCRARRLKAEDITVFAVFTDCRKRLDPPMPDNYFGNVIQAIFTVTASGLLLANPPEFGAELIHKVVNSHDNNAITARLAEYEEKPKMFYFSDAGINTVAVGSSPRFKVYDVDFGFGRPERVMSGSNNKFDGMMYLYPGRDGGRSIDVELTLDFEAMENLEKDEEFLLVNALA
- the LOC120272140 gene encoding LOW QUALITY PROTEIN: protein SRC2 homolog (The sequence of the model RefSeq protein was modified relative to this genomic sequence to represent the inferred CDS: deleted 1 base in 1 codon), yielding MASRYEVEVTISSARDLKNVNWRHGDLKPYVVVWVDPAAKSSTKADVDGDTDPVWDEKLIIPLGDRSIQDAVLSIDVVHAGTAEDVKPLIGSARLPLREVVDEGGFGGKVSRSLKLKRPSGRPHGRIEVKVAVKEPARYYDPYPAPYGAGVSRDYRDPYGYAPQPYSAPASSGYPYAAPPSGYPSAPPPSGYPYGAAAPPPPMGAYDQARYGTAAPPPPMGAYDQARYGTAPPPPPMGAYGQAGYGAAPVEKKKSGMGMGTGLAVGAAAGVLGGLALAEGVDYLEDKVADDAAEKVEDDLGYSYGDDDY